In Lacrimispora indolis DSM 755, a genomic segment contains:
- the tgt gene encoding tRNA guanosine(34) transglycosylase Tgt, which translates to MNYKIIARDGRAKRGAVTTVHGTIQTPVFMNVGTVGAIKGAVSTDDLREIKTQVELSNTYHLHVRTGDKLIREFGGLHRFMNWDRPILTDSGGFQVFSLTGLRKIKEEGVYFQSHIDGHKIFMGPEESMQIQSNLASTIAMAFDECPPHPATREYMQNSVDRTTRWLERCRTEMARLNSLPDTLNRDQLLFGINQGGTFEDIRIAHAKTISAMDLDGYALGGLAVGESHDEMYRILDETVPYLPENKPTYLMGVGTPANILESVDRGVDFFDCVYPSRNGRHGHVYTNHGKMNLYNIKYQLDHKPIEEGCGCPACRSYSRAYIRHLLKAKEMLGMRLCVLHNLYFYNTMMEEIRDAIENHCYGAYKEEKLGRMMAGQTS; encoded by the coding sequence ATGAATTATAAGATCATTGCAAGGGATGGACGTGCGAAGCGGGGGGCAGTAACCACTGTTCACGGAACGATCCAGACCCCGGTGTTCATGAATGTGGGCACGGTGGGAGCCATTAAGGGTGCTGTTTCCACGGATGACCTTCGTGAGATCAAAACCCAGGTAGAGCTGTCAAACACTTACCACCTTCATGTTCGTACCGGCGATAAATTAATCAGGGAATTTGGCGGACTTCACCGGTTCATGAATTGGGACCGTCCCATTCTCACAGACTCCGGCGGCTTTCAGGTGTTTTCCCTCACCGGCCTAAGGAAAATCAAAGAAGAAGGCGTTTACTTCCAGTCCCATATTGACGGACACAAGATATTCATGGGACCGGAAGAGAGCATGCAGATCCAGTCCAATCTGGCCTCTACCATAGCCATGGCCTTTGACGAATGTCCGCCTCATCCGGCCACCAGGGAATATATGCAAAACAGCGTGGACCGTACTACCAGATGGCTGGAACGGTGCCGGACCGAGATGGCAAGGCTCAATTCCCTGCCTGATACCTTAAACAGGGATCAGTTATTGTTTGGCATCAATCAGGGCGGAACCTTTGAAGACATCCGGATCGCCCATGCCAAGACCATATCTGCCATGGATTTGGACGGCTATGCATTAGGCGGCCTGGCCGTGGGAGAAAGCCATGACGAGATGTACCGGATCTTAGATGAAACAGTTCCTTATCTTCCGGAAAATAAACCCACCTATCTGATGGGGGTAGGAACCCCTGCCAACATTTTGGAATCCGTGGACAGAGGAGTTGATTTCTTTGATTGTGTATATCCGTCAAGAAACGGCCGTCATGGTCATGTGTACACCAATCATGGAAAAATGAATTTATACAATATCAAATACCAACTGGATCATAAGCCCATTGAAGAAGGCTGCGGGTGTCCGGCCTGCCGTTCCTACAGCAGAGCCTATATCAGGCATCTTTTAAAGGCAAAAGAAATGCTTGGCATGAGATTATGTGTCTTGCATAATTTGTATTTTTATAATACAATGATGGAAGAGATCCGCGACGCAATCGAAAACCACTGTTATGGGGCATACAAGGAAGAGAAGCTGGGCCGCATGATGGCAGGCCAGACTTCTTAA
- the ymfI gene encoding elongation factor P 5-aminopentanone reductase, translating into MARKTVLITGASRGIGKAVAVKFAKKGYNVVINCLHSEDRLLQVKKELEAYQVSCLSCIGDMGDTDQCQALFEQVRRQFGTLDVLVNNAGISYIGLLQDMSTDAWDRIIRTNLTSVFNCCKLAIPGMVEKKQGKIINISSVWGISGASCEVAYSATKGGINAFTKALAKELAPSNIQVNAVACGAIDTEMNQFLEEDELIALIDEIPAGRLGKAEEVADLVYHLGYKNSYLTGQVIGLDGGWI; encoded by the coding sequence ATGGCTAGAAAAACAGTACTCATAACCGGAGCTTCCCGGGGGATCGGAAAAGCCGTTGCAGTTAAGTTTGCAAAAAAAGGATATAACGTGGTCATCAACTGCCTCCACAGCGAGGACCGCCTTTTGCAGGTAAAAAAGGAGCTGGAAGCCTATCAGGTATCTTGTCTTTCCTGCATAGGGGACATGGGGGACACGGACCAGTGCCAGGCACTCTTTGAACAGGTGCGCAGGCAGTTCGGAACACTGGATGTCCTAGTCAACAACGCAGGCATTTCCTACATCGGCCTTTTACAGGATATGAGCACGGATGCCTGGGACCGGATTATCCGCACCAACTTAACCTCAGTATTCAACTGCTGCAAGCTGGCCATTCCCGGAATGGTGGAAAAAAAGCAAGGAAAGATCATTAATATCTCTTCTGTATGGGGAATATCCGGCGCCTCCTGTGAAGTCGCTTACTCAGCCACAAAAGGCGGCATCAACGCCTTTACAAAGGCCTTGGCCAAGGAACTGGCTCCAAGCAATATCCAGGTCAACGCCGTTGCCTGCGGTGCCATTGATACGGAAATGAACCAGTTTCTCGAAGAGGATGAATTAATCGCTCTCATCGATGAGATCCCTGCCGGACGTCTGGGAAAAGCGGAGGAAGTAGCCGACCTGGTTTACCACCTGGGCTATAAAAACTCCTATCTGACCGGGCAGGTCATCGGCCTTGACGGAGGCTGGATTTAA
- a CDS encoding ADP-dependent glucokinase/phosphofructokinase produces MKTEEKYIETYEQMEPLIRSRIENNAFTALGYTSNLDVLCDFQIEVFNQLLNKYLPNGDLAGMKAAEEIADMKGFLETIVYFCTNGIGGEVDISDFGMIRDTFEVKKGMGGTATQGAMALAAVTCPSIIHLTDDSKEVCDILNSPYIYTVSNEGELIHTDQITQTAEQEIHYIIQFKKGDVICLGSQKITIPTSNRLIITKITVNETLPFSASYFTYIETHAANIKSNVLSSFNAIQDKDILEQRLAYVKEHIKKYKANNEAGIVYFEDAHYHNREIRKLCLEMLYPYVDILSLNEEELEYTLTMYDFPIEIHDIHSCIKGAAYIKERFSVKKGIIVHTKDYSMYLGEALRGDIEKGLMLGNMLATAKAVNGWYGTKEQISEVIKLPLSEKGMRNRELAAKEHFSWEVVLVPSKYIDKPKYTIGLGDSFVAGVQMCFE; encoded by the coding sequence ATGAAGACAGAGGAAAAATATATTGAAACGTATGAACAAATGGAACCGCTGATCAGAAGCAGAATTGAAAATAATGCTTTCACAGCACTTGGTTACACCAGTAATCTGGATGTATTGTGTGATTTTCAGATAGAAGTATTCAATCAGCTTTTAAATAAATATCTTCCCAATGGGGATTTAGCCGGAATGAAGGCGGCTGAAGAGATCGCTGATATGAAGGGGTTTTTGGAAACCATTGTGTATTTCTGCACCAATGGAATCGGCGGAGAAGTTGATATCTCGGATTTCGGCATGATCAGGGATACGTTTGAAGTAAAAAAAGGCATGGGCGGAACCGCGACCCAGGGGGCCATGGCTTTGGCAGCAGTCACATGTCCTTCCATCATTCATTTGACGGATGATTCCAAAGAGGTATGTGATATTTTAAATTCACCATATATTTATACGGTTTCCAACGAAGGAGAATTAATCCATACAGATCAGATCACACAAACGGCAGAGCAGGAAATACATTATATCATTCAGTTTAAAAAAGGAGATGTGATTTGCCTTGGCAGCCAGAAGATCACAATTCCAACCTCAAACAGACTGATCATAACCAAAATCACGGTCAATGAAACGCTTCCTTTCTCGGCTTCCTACTTCACCTACATAGAAACTCATGCCGCAAATATTAAGAGCAATGTCCTTTCCAGCTTTAACGCCATTCAGGATAAAGATATCTTAGAACAAAGGCTGGCTTATGTAAAGGAACATATCAAAAAATATAAGGCAAACAATGAGGCTGGCATCGTATATTTTGAAGATGCACATTATCATAATAGGGAAATCCGGAAGCTGTGCCTGGAGATGCTTTATCCATATGTTGATATTTTGAGTTTAAATGAAGAAGAATTAGAGTACACCCTCACCATGTATGATTTTCCCATAGAAATCCATGATATACATTCCTGTATTAAGGGAGCAGCCTATATCAAAGAACGGTTTTCTGTAAAAAAAGGAATCATTGTACATACCAAGGATTATTCCATGTATCTTGGCGAAGCATTAAGAGGGGATATTGAAAAAGGATTGATGCTGGGCAATATGCTGGCCACTGCAAAGGCGGTCAATGGGTGGTATGGAACAAAAGAACAGATCAGTGAAGTCATAAAGCTGCCGCTAAGTGAAAAAGGAATGAGAAACAGGGAATTGGCAGCAAAAGAGCATTTTTCCTGGGAGGTGGTTTTGGTACCGTCGAAATACATTGACAAACCAAAGTATACCATTGGATTAGGGGATTCCTTTGTTGCCGGCGTACAGATGTGTTTTGAATAA
- a CDS encoding ABC transporter substrate-binding protein: protein MKMSMFMEKSLAAMLAAGMTVSLIGCGGQTTESVQTEKAQQTTTAQGTSAGSETGGGEVTLEFQQWWGVELPDGVLKEICDGFTEQSGVKIELLSNPYADTKTQIAAGAAAGTMADVVGLDGSWVYDFAKQGSITNMTELMSADGYDDGQLSDQIKVDGNTYMIPVVNFAYPMYVNKTLLESAGISEVPKTWGEFTEACKKVSAANKGVAGWAIPLSTESPSGIQNNFMSWLWASGGTMLKDGKPALTDNPLMSDTVDFVKGLFDAGVVAPGAYSMKEADMVEEFTNGRVAFMTDSLAHLTTIKKEAPDLKFEFMPVPVKEGYTGKSGMDVANWGIGIAENCEQKAEAMKFVEYLMSPEVNARLAVYANAFPGNVNAKPDYSKADELFVKAYELYQQCYAINEFTGLPTSEELMRQFDEQLQLYIDGDTASTADMLSATQEIWQGAFQ from the coding sequence ATGAAAATGAGCATGTTTATGGAAAAAAGTCTGGCTGCCATGCTGGCAGCAGGTATGACGGTTAGTCTGATCGGATGCGGCGGCCAGACAACAGAATCTGTACAGACAGAAAAGGCGCAGCAAACGACAACTGCACAAGGGACGTCAGCAGGAAGCGAAACAGGCGGAGGAGAGGTCACACTGGAATTTCAGCAATGGTGGGGGGTAGAATTACCGGATGGTGTCCTTAAGGAGATCTGCGACGGATTCACAGAACAGTCAGGGGTAAAGATCGAATTATTAAGCAATCCTTATGCAGATACCAAGACACAGATTGCAGCCGGCGCGGCGGCAGGAACCATGGCAGATGTAGTAGGTCTTGACGGATCGTGGGTTTATGATTTTGCAAAACAGGGTTCCATTACAAATATGACTGAGCTGATGTCAGCAGATGGTTATGATGACGGACAATTATCTGATCAGATTAAAGTAGACGGAAATACATATATGATCCCGGTAGTCAACTTTGCATATCCCATGTATGTCAATAAAACGCTGTTGGAGTCAGCGGGCATTTCAGAAGTCCCCAAGACATGGGGGGAATTTACGGAAGCCTGTAAAAAAGTTTCAGCAGCAAATAAAGGAGTTGCGGGCTGGGCCATCCCCTTGTCAACAGAATCCCCCAGCGGAATTCAGAACAATTTCATGAGCTGGTTATGGGCTTCAGGCGGAACCATGCTAAAGGATGGGAAACCGGCTTTGACAGATAACCCGCTTATGTCAGATACCGTAGATTTTGTAAAAGGATTATTTGATGCAGGTGTGGTTGCACCGGGGGCTTATTCCATGAAAGAAGCAGATATGGTGGAAGAGTTTACAAATGGCCGCGTTGCATTTATGACGGATTCACTTGCCCATTTGACAACGATCAAAAAAGAAGCGCCTGATTTAAAGTTTGAATTCATGCCTGTTCCGGTAAAAGAAGGTTACACAGGAAAGAGCGGCATGGATGTGGCCAACTGGGGTATTGGCATTGCAGAAAACTGCGAACAGAAAGCAGAAGCCATGAAGTTTGTGGAATACTTGATGAGCCCTGAAGTAAATGCCAGGCTTGCAGTGTATGCAAATGCCTTCCCTGGAAATGTAAATGCCAAACCAGACTATTCCAAAGCTGATGAGTTATTTGTAAAAGCATATGAATTATACCAGCAGTGCTACGCAATCAATGAATTTACCGGGCTTCCCACATCAGAAGAATTAATGAGACAGTTTGATGAGCAATTACAGTTATACATTGACGGCGATACGGCATCAACTGCTGATATGCTGTCCGCAACACAGGAGATTTGGCAGGGAGCATTCCAATAA
- the trxB gene encoding thioredoxin-disulfide reductase — MNEIYDVVIIGSGPAGLSAAVYGKRAELKMVVIEKEIASGGQVLNTYEVDNYPGLPGINGYDLGMKFREHAEKLGAEFSTDEVLRIEAGDGEFTVVGEEKTYATKTVIIATGAQHRKLSVIGEEELTGMGVSYCATCDGAFFRNKVAAVVGGGDVAIEDAIFLARMCKKVYLIHRRNKLRGAKTLQTQLFNQKNVEIIWDTVVEEIEGGDQVESLTIKNAKTEEMKKLAVDGVFIAVGINPQSEAFNNLVEMDHGYIKAEEDCETNVPGIFAAGDVRTKQLRQVSTAVSDGANAITSVERYLTRI; from the coding sequence ATGAATGAGATTTATGATGTCGTGATCATCGGGTCCGGGCCCGCAGGGCTTTCGGCCGCGGTTTATGGTAAAAGGGCTGAACTTAAAATGGTAGTGATCGAAAAGGAGATCGCCAGCGGCGGGCAGGTCCTTAATACCTATGAAGTGGATAATTACCCGGGGCTGCCGGGAATCAACGGCTATGATCTTGGCATGAAATTCCGGGAACATGCAGAAAAGCTGGGAGCGGAATTTTCTACAGATGAAGTGCTTCGGATCGAAGCAGGCGACGGAGAATTTACCGTGGTAGGAGAAGAGAAGACCTACGCAACAAAAACGGTCATCATTGCTACGGGAGCACAGCACCGGAAGCTGAGTGTGATCGGAGAAGAGGAGCTTACCGGTATGGGAGTTTCCTACTGTGCTACCTGTGACGGCGCATTTTTCCGCAATAAGGTGGCAGCCGTGGTAGGCGGCGGTGATGTTGCCATTGAGGATGCGATTTTCCTGGCCAGAATGTGCAAAAAGGTATACTTAATTCATAGGAGGAATAAGCTGAGGGGAGCAAAGACCCTGCAGACCCAGCTGTTTAATCAGAAAAATGTGGAAATCATCTGGGATACCGTGGTAGAGGAGATCGAAGGCGGAGACCAGGTGGAATCCCTGACCATAAAGAATGCCAAAACCGAGGAAATGAAAAAGCTTGCGGTTGACGGAGTGTTCATTGCGGTGGGAATCAATCCTCAAAGCGAAGCCTTTAATAACCTGGTGGAAATGGACCATGGTTATATCAAGGCAGAGGAAGACTGTGAAACCAATGTTCCAGGAATTTTCGCAGCCGGAGATGTGCGTACCAAGCAGCTTCGCCAGGTTTCCACAGCAGTATCCGACGGCGCAAATGCAATCACCAGCGTGGAGCGGTATTTAACCAGGATTTAA
- a CDS encoding D-lyxose/D-mannose family sugar isomerase, with the protein MKRSEINTVIKDMEQLIREHKFEIPPFAKWTAREWSDKGYEYDEIRDNKLGWDITDFGLGKFSQVGFSLLTIRNGNLNMDQYKKTYAEKLLMLYEGQTVAMHFHWSKMEDIINRGGNDVYITVYNGSEDGRILDTDVTVRMDGKLSIVSAGTKVKLSPGESITITPCMYHDFAVPDRGGSVLLGEVSMCNDDDNDNRFADAAVGRFPEIEEDEPPYRLLCNEYPEAGQLCKKK; encoded by the coding sequence ATGAAACGGTCAGAAATTAATACGGTAATAAAAGATATGGAACAGCTTATCAGGGAGCATAAATTTGAAATTCCCCCTTTTGCAAAATGGACTGCAAGGGAATGGTCAGATAAGGGATATGAATATGATGAAATCAGGGATAATAAGCTGGGCTGGGATATTACGGACTTTGGTCTGGGAAAATTCAGCCAGGTCGGTTTTTCCCTGCTCACCATCCGCAATGGCAATTTAAACATGGATCAATATAAAAAAACCTATGCAGAGAAACTGCTGATGCTCTATGAAGGGCAAACAGTTGCCATGCATTTTCACTGGAGTAAGATGGAAGATATAATTAACAGAGGCGGGAATGATGTATATATCACTGTGTATAACGGTTCAGAAGATGGAAGGATTCTGGATACGGATGTGACTGTCCGCATGGATGGGAAGTTAAGCATCGTATCTGCCGGAACAAAGGTAAAATTATCTCCGGGAGAAAGCATAACCATTACTCCCTGCATGTACCACGATTTTGCGGTACCGGATAGAGGCGGAAGCGTACTGCTGGGAGAGGTCTCCATGTGCAATGATGATGACAACGACAACCGGTTTGCGGATGCTGCAGTAGGAAGGTTTCCGGAAATAGAAGAAGATGAGCCGCCGTACCGGCTGCTTTGCAATGAATATCCGGAAGCAGGGCAATTGTGCAAGAAGAAATGA
- the hpf gene encoding ribosome hibernation-promoting factor, HPF/YfiA family, producing MRFTITGRNIEVTPGLREAVEDKLGKLDRFFAPATEATVRLSVQKEMQKIEVTIPVKGHIIRAEESSTDMYVSIDLVEEILERQLKKYKNKLIDKKLNAPSFSKAFLEEETLTDDHVEIVKSKKFAVKPMDPEEACIQMELLGHNFYVFLNADTEEVNVVYKRKGGSYGLIEPEF from the coding sequence ATGCGTTTTACAATTACAGGGAGAAATATTGAGGTTACACCGGGATTACGCGAGGCAGTCGAGGACAAGCTTGGAAAGCTGGACCGTTTCTTCGCTCCTGCGACAGAAGCAACAGTAAGACTCAGCGTGCAGAAAGAAATGCAGAAAATCGAAGTGACTATTCCAGTGAAAGGACATATAATCAGAGCTGAAGAATCCAGTACAGACATGTACGTTTCCATTGATCTCGTGGAAGAGATCCTGGAACGCCAGTTGAAAAAATATAAGAATAAATTGATCGACAAAAAGCTGAATGCTCCTTCCTTTTCCAAAGCCTTTTTAGAAGAAGAGACCCTGACCGACGATCATGTGGAAATCGTTAAGTCAAAGAAGTTCGCAGTAAAGCCCATGGATCCGGAAGAGGCTTGTATCCAGATGGAACTTCTTGGCCACAACTTCTACGTATTCTTAAATGCGGATACAGAAGAAGTCAATGTGGTTTATAAGAGAAAAGGCGGCTCCTACGGCCTTATTGAACCAGAATTCTAA
- a CDS encoding carbohydrate ABC transporter permease, producing MSELAKERETTKKESSGKMSQAMKKKREPYLYLLPTIVLMLLLLIIPICMVVRYSFFDNVIVKKDPVFVGLKNYGMILSDKSFFVAVKNTLFFVGVSVIVHMFLGMLFAILLNTRYIGINLKAFFRVIYVLPWMFTASVIAILWKMMMNPNGIINYLLQITNLTSSHIEWLGSRNFALFSVTLINIWAGYPFYMVSILAGLQGIPTDLYEASAIDGANAVQQFFRITIPQLRPIIISLLMLDFVWTIQQFALIWMTTGGGPINATEMISTFIYKRGFSKYQYSQASASAVILLVVCSVIAVFYVRHQRERD from the coding sequence ATGAGTGAGTTGGCTAAGGAAAGAGAAACAACGAAAAAGGAAAGCAGCGGTAAGATGTCACAGGCAATGAAAAAGAAGCGTGAACCTTACCTTTATCTCCTTCCAACAATTGTGCTGATGCTTTTATTGCTGATTATCCCCATCTGCATGGTGGTCCGGTACTCTTTTTTTGATAATGTTATTGTCAAAAAAGATCCTGTATTTGTTGGGCTAAAGAACTATGGCATGATCCTGTCAGACAAATCATTTTTTGTTGCAGTGAAAAATACCTTGTTTTTTGTGGGTGTCAGTGTAATTGTGCATATGTTTTTAGGAATGCTGTTTGCCATACTTCTTAATACAAGGTATATAGGAATTAATTTGAAAGCATTTTTCCGGGTGATTTATGTATTGCCCTGGATGTTTACGGCATCGGTTATCGCCATCTTATGGAAAATGATGATGAATCCCAATGGGATTATTAACTACTTACTGCAAATCACCAATCTCACATCTTCCCATATAGAATGGCTGGGTTCCCGGAATTTCGCATTGTTTTCTGTAACGCTGATCAATATATGGGCCGGATATCCATTTTATATGGTCAGCATCCTGGCAGGACTTCAGGGAATACCCACGGATCTTTATGAGGCATCCGCCATTGACGGGGCAAATGCAGTACAGCAGTTTTTCCGCATTACCATTCCCCAGTTAAGGCCCATTATTATCAGCTTGTTAATGCTGGATTTTGTGTGGACGATACAGCAGTTTGCCCTGATCTGGATGACCACAGGCGGGGGACCGATCAATGCCACAGAAATGATAAGTACTTTTATTTATAAAAGGGGATTCAGTAAATATCAATATTCCCAGGCCTCTGCATCAGCAGTGATCTTACTGGTTGTTTGTTCCGTCATAGCAGTTTTTTATGTGCGGCATCAGAGAGAGAGGGACTGA
- the yajC gene encoding preprotein translocase subunit YajC, which translates to MLSATGGTMGIGFWVIYIAVIFGFMYFIAIRPQKREKKKQQEMFANIAIGDSVLTSSGFYGVIIDMTDDTVIVEFGNNKNCRIPMQKTAIVQVEKPQA; encoded by the coding sequence ATGTTATCAGCAACAGGCGGTACTATGGGCATTGGTTTCTGGGTGATCTACATCGCAGTGATCTTTGGCTTCATGTACTTTATCGCAATCAGACCACAGAAAAGGGAGAAAAAGAAACAGCAGGAGATGTTTGCAAACATTGCAATCGGAGACAGCGTGTTGACCTCAAGCGGTTTTTATGGTGTCATCATTGATATGACCGATGATACGGTTATTGTAGAGTTCGGCAACAATAAGAACTGCAGGATTCCCATGCAGAAGACTGCTATCGTTCAGGTGGAAAAACCACAGGCTTAA
- a CDS encoding carbohydrate ABC transporter permease — protein sequence MVGKKKWYIKLLIMLLLAAGALFSGFPILWMLLSSFKPNGEIFAWPPTWISANFSLKAYSSIFHNPEKVRFFINSYCIAMLVVILTLIIGILASYSFSRFNFPGKSVINTLIVSVQAVPPITLLIPYLSLIVSLKLYNTYGALILTYMLFTLPYAILMITGYMNTLPKDLDEAVMIDGGSRFVALWTVLVPVSVPGLVSVGMYTFMQAWNEYLFALALTKTNEMRTVPVGISLLMGQHAYEWNQMMSMSVLGSLPVLILFLFFQRYFIAGMTAGAVKN from the coding sequence ATGGTAGGAAAGAAAAAGTGGTACATAAAACTATTGATTATGCTCCTTCTGGCAGCCGGAGCACTGTTTTCGGGGTTTCCCATATTATGGATGCTCCTCAGCTCCTTTAAGCCAAATGGGGAAATATTTGCATGGCCGCCCACATGGATATCAGCGAATTTCAGTTTGAAAGCATATAGTTCAATTTTTCACAATCCTGAAAAGGTGAGATTTTTTATCAACAGCTATTGCATTGCAATGCTTGTGGTAATTTTGACCCTGATCATTGGGATACTTGCATCTTACAGTTTCAGCCGTTTTAATTTTCCGGGAAAAAGCGTTATCAATACCCTTATCGTCAGCGTGCAGGCAGTACCTCCCATCACCCTTCTGATCCCATATTTAAGCCTGATTGTCAGCTTGAAATTATATAACACATATGGAGCACTGATCCTTACGTATATGCTGTTTACATTGCCCTATGCCATTCTGATGATTACGGGATACATGAATACTCTGCCAAAGGATTTAGATGAAGCGGTAATGATTGACGGCGGTTCCAGGTTTGTGGCTCTTTGGACAGTGCTGGTTCCGGTATCAGTTCCCGGCCTGGTTTCCGTGGGAATGTATACCTTCATGCAGGCATGGAATGAATATTTGTTTGCATTGGCATTGACCAAAACAAATGAAATGCGGACGGTACCGGTGGGCATCAGCTTACTCATGGGACAGCATGCGTATGAGTGGAATCAAATGATGTCCATGAGCGTATTGGGCTCCTTGCCTGTATTGATTCTTTTTTTGTTTTTCCAGCGGTACTTTATTGCCGGCATGACAGCAGGAGCTGTAAAAAATTAA
- a CDS encoding ketose-bisphosphate aldolase, translated as MLLNMKELLAAANENNFAVPAFNISSYAMFNGIMEASEEEHAPVIISIHPDELSHIGTDVIQAIRQRAYKTKIPVCIHLDHGASFEQIMVAIQAGYTSVMIDGSSLPFEENIAVCQKVCEAAHGADVSVEGELGTIGTTDSSETENQVIIYTKPDDAAKFVEETGVDTLAIAIGTCHGLYPAGMKPELKLDLLKEIKSKVSIPLVLHGGSNNPDKEIGESVTLGVNKINISSDIKAAYYIKMREVLKDGSLREPNMIEPPCIEAMKEVAYHKIRLFKADGKAALY; from the coding sequence ATGCTATTAAACATGAAAGAACTGCTAGCGGCTGCAAATGAAAACAATTTTGCTGTTCCTGCATTTAACATCAGCTCCTATGCGATGTTCAATGGAATTATGGAGGCCTCAGAAGAGGAACATGCGCCGGTTATTATTTCGATCCATCCGGATGAATTGAGTCATATTGGAACAGATGTCATTCAGGCAATCAGGCAGAGGGCTTATAAAACAAAGATACCGGTATGCATCCATCTGGATCATGGCGCCTCCTTTGAGCAGATCATGGTTGCCATTCAGGCAGGATATACCTCTGTTATGATAGACGGCTCCAGCCTGCCTTTTGAAGAAAATATTGCTGTTTGCCAAAAGGTTTGTGAAGCGGCACATGGGGCAGATGTATCGGTAGAGGGTGAACTGGGCACAATCGGAACCACCGATTCCTCAGAAACAGAAAATCAGGTTATCATTTATACAAAGCCGGATGATGCTGCTAAATTTGTAGAGGAAACAGGGGTTGACACACTGGCAATCGCAATCGGAACCTGCCACGGATTATACCCTGCCGGAATGAAGCCGGAATTAAAGCTGGATTTATTAAAAGAGATCAAATCCAAAGTATCCATTCCCCTGGTACTCCATGGAGGATCCAATAATCCGGATAAAGAGATCGGGGAATCAGTAACGTTAGGTGTGAATAAAATCAATATTTCCAGCGATATTAAAGCGGCATATTATATTAAAATGAGAGAGGTTTTAAAAGACGGCAGCCTCCGGGAACCAAATATGATTGAACCGCCTTGCATAGAAGCCATGAAGGAAGTGGCATATCACAAGATCCGGCTTTTTAAGGCGGACGGAAAGGCTGCACTTTACTAA
- a CDS encoding MurR/RpiR family transcriptional regulator, whose translation MMLDKPVLEVIKDNYGKIFSAEKKVADFVLEHPQEAVDANVSELAKASGVSDATVVRMCHHLGYKGYYQFRLMLAKDVGRDEGEEIEELQNTPNPVMKIFQKYVNSLTAIAECIDEEDMRSCVNLIKECKQAHVLAVGNTMPLALYMGFRLGRLGVKCTYGISPEYFLNHVNLADKDDIIIAISQSGSSRQIIQGMELAREKGLKIMAITGYRQSPVSELADYVLISNGRKESFDYYKNYAHLKETALIDALLELLTNWKKIEETDADKPEVILSEYKY comes from the coding sequence ATGATGTTAGATAAACCCGTATTGGAAGTGATCAAGGATAATTATGGAAAGATATTCTCAGCGGAGAAGAAAGTAGCGGATTTTGTTTTGGAACATCCACAGGAAGCGGTGGATGCAAATGTTTCTGAATTGGCAAAGGCCAGCGGCGTGAGTGATGCAACGGTTGTGCGCATGTGCCATCATCTGGGATATAAAGGATATTATCAGTTCCGGCTGATGCTGGCAAAGGATGTGGGAAGAGATGAGGGAGAAGAAATTGAAGAGCTGCAGAACACACCCAATCCTGTCATGAAAATTTTCCAAAAGTATGTGAATTCATTAACAGCCATAGCAGAATGCATTGATGAAGAAGATATGCGGTCCTGTGTGAATTTGATAAAGGAATGCAAGCAGGCTCATGTTTTAGCAGTAGGAAATACAATGCCTCTGGCACTTTATATGGGTTTCAGATTAGGAAGACTGGGAGTGAAATGCACCTATGGCATCTCGCCGGAATATTTTTTGAATCATGTAAATCTTGCTGATAAAGATGATATTATTATAGCAATTTCCCAATCGGGAAGTTCCAGACAGATTATACAAGGTATGGAATTAGCCAGGGAAAAAGGCCTTAAGATAATGGCCATTACCGGATACAGGCAGTCACCGGTATCGGAGTTAGCTGATTACGTATTGATCTCAAATGGAAGAAAGGAATCCTTTGATTATTATAAAAATTACGCTCACTTAAAAGAAACGGCATTAATCGACGCATTGCTGGAATTGCTGACAAACTGGAAAAAAATTGAGGAAACGGACGCAGATAAGCCTGAGGTCATTTTATCTGAATATAAGTATTGA